One region of uncultured Sulfurimonas sp. genomic DNA includes:
- a CDS encoding 4Fe-4S dicluster domain-containing protein yields MQLGFLVDLHLCMGCKGCEIACKVENEVPLSTWRLRVKYVDVGTFPDTRRTFTPLRCNHCENAPCERICPVSALHYLDNGIVNIDKERCIGCAGCVMACPYGAIYIDPQTQTADKCTYCAHRVASSMMPACVVACPVQANIFGDLDDPTSNISKYIQHNQSNVQVRKPEKGTNPHHFYVGGGNVSLNPLASKRVDGHSLFNNITTLPVGGHH; encoded by the coding sequence ATGCAATTAGGTTTCCTAGTTGATTTGCATCTGTGTATGGGATGTAAAGGATGTGAGATCGCATGTAAAGTGGAAAATGAAGTTCCACTAAGTACATGGAGACTTCGTGTTAAGTATGTGGATGTAGGAACTTTTCCAGATACAAGGAGAACATTTACACCGCTAAGATGTAATCACTGTGAAAATGCTCCATGTGAGAGAATTTGTCCAGTTAGTGCATTGCATTATTTAGATAATGGAATTGTAAATATTGATAAAGAACGCTGTATCGGTTGTGCTGGTTGTGTTATGGCTTGTCCTTATGGAGCAATCTATATAGACCCACAAACACAAACTGCTGACAAGTGTACATATTGTGCGCACCGTGTTGCATCTTCTATGATGCCAGCTTGTGTTGTAGCCTGTCCTGTTCAAGCAAATATCTTTGGTGACTTAGATGATCCAACTTCAAATATTTCTAAATATATACAACACAATCAAAGTAATGTACAAGTTCGTAAACCAGAAAAAGGAACTAATCCTCATCACTTTTATGTAGGTGGTGGTAATGTTAGTCTTAATCCTCTTGCTTCTAAAAGAGTAGATGGTCACTCACTGTTTAACAACATAACAACACTTCCAGTAGGAGGGCACCACTAA
- a CDS encoding shikimate kinase — translation MSSHKNIVLIGFMGVGKGSVAREVIKNSDYIAIDTDDLIESMENKRIKKIFEEDGENYFRMLEHDVALWLETSVKNTLISTGGGFYKQKNLKNIGTVVLLDSPFDKIIKRIKNHPNSMKKLKKRPLLSNLKEAEKLYKERRPEYLALADIVIDVTKKSAIECSNELLKKVKKHA, via the coding sequence ATGTCGAGCCATAAAAATATAGTATTGATAGGATTTATGGGAGTAGGAAAAGGTAGTGTAGCTCGTGAAGTTATAAAAAATTCTGATTATATTGCCATAGATACGGATGATTTAATAGAGAGTATGGAAAACAAGAGAATTAAAAAAATATTTGAAGAAGATGGTGAGAATTATTTTAGAATGCTTGAGCATGATGTAGCTTTGTGGCTAGAAACTAGCGTTAAAAACACTCTTATATCTACGGGTGGAGGCTTTTATAAGCAAAAAAATTTAAAAAATATAGGTACTGTTGTTCTTTTAGATTCTCCTTTTGATAAAATTATAAAACGAATTAAAAATCATCCAAATTCGATGAAAAAGTTAAAAAAAAGACCGCTTCTTTCAAATTTGAAAGAGGCTGAAAAACTCTATAAAGAGAGACGCCCAGAGTATCTTGCTCTTGCAGATATAGTTATAGATGTAACAAAAAAAAGCGCTATAGAGTGCTCAAATGAACTTCTTAAAAAGGTAAAAAAACATGCGTAA
- the nrfD gene encoding NrfD/PsrC family molybdoenzyme membrane anchor subunit — MAAHEILAATNAVVTLDVAIPGTVWPWLVTVNMWAKSIGTGVIFMLILLLKKYPDEAGKLRFPVTVVSIIFIHIFLLFTLADLHQPFRMWHIFFYPHVTSAITVGAWMATIFVGLLFLLAFLSFIKKDDVAFDKTLAWVVALAIPVTLYTAALMSQCTARELWQMPTESAQMIFAALLAGSAFIILVFGGKLSWEANRSLSNILALSAFMSFILYMSEYVFGPMKAEEVAAVLEYIKGDGPYTVMFWLGQWMAYLLPILLIVLSRASKSEPILKLAAILALAGLYLVKNVWLMIPQLLPMS, encoded by the coding sequence ATGGCAGCGCATGAAATTTTAGCAGCAACAAATGCTGTAGTAACTTTAGATGTAGCTATTCCAGGTACAGTTTGGCCTTGGTTAGTAACAGTTAATATGTGGGCAAAAAGTATAGGTACAGGTGTAATATTTATGCTAATCTTACTTCTTAAAAAATATCCAGATGAAGCAGGAAAATTAAGATTTCCAGTAACAGTAGTTTCGATTATTTTTATTCATATCTTTTTGCTGTTTACTTTAGCCGACTTACATCAGCCATTTAGAATGTGGCATATATTCTTTTATCCACACGTAACATCTGCTATTACTGTTGGTGCTTGGATGGCTACTATATTTGTTGGTTTATTGTTCTTGCTTGCGTTTTTATCTTTTATCAAAAAAGATGATGTTGCGTTTGATAAAACTTTAGCTTGGGTTGTTGCTTTAGCTATTCCGGTTACACTTTATACTGCAGCTTTAATGTCTCAGTGTACAGCTCGTGAACTATGGCAAATGCCGACTGAATCTGCACAAATGATTTTTGCAGCTCTTCTTGCTGGTTCTGCATTTATAATTCTTGTATTTGGCGGAAAACTTAGTTGGGAAGCTAATAGAAGCTTATCAAATATTTTAGCATTGAGTGCTTTTATGTCATTTATTCTTTATATGTCAGAGTATGTATTTGGACCAATGAAAGCAGAAGAAGTAGCGGCTGTATTAGAATATATTAAAGGTGATGGACCATATACAGTTATGTTCTGGTTAGGTCAATGGATGGCTTATCTGTTACCAATTTTACTTATTGTATTAAGTCGTGCTAGTAAATCTGAACCAATTTTAAAACTTGCAGCTATTTTAGCGTTAGCAGGTCTATATTTAGTTAAGAATGTTTGGTTAATGATTCCACAATTATTACCAATGAGTTAG
- the hisD gene encoding histidinol dehydrogenase: protein MIFVSTNDSNFSENFDELLQRGTMDIAQVSAIVLNIINEIKTDKNSALKQHISKFDKWTPISDEDLKISTESMKKAYDNIDAKLKASLHLAYDRIKSYHEKQKPKSWFDTEDNGTILGQKVTAVDSAGLYIPGGKAAYPSSLLMNVIPAQVAGVQNIIVCTPTPDNEPNELLLAACHLCGVSEVYKVGGASAIAAMAYGTDTIPKVDVITGPGNIFVATAKKMVFGDVNIDMIAGPSEIGILADDSADASHLAVDMLSQAEHDEMASSILITPSQKLADSVKIEIENWLKKLSRQEIARKSIEERGAIIVASDMDEAIKLMNEIAPEHLEVATDNSFELLPFIKHAGAIFLGHNTPEAIGDYVAGPNHTLPTGGTAKFYSPLGVENFMKKTSIISFSSKAINEIGEECALIANTEGLTAHEQSVRVRLNK from the coding sequence ATGATTTTTGTTAGTACTAATGATTCTAATTTTAGTGAAAATTTTGACGAACTTTTACAAAGAGGAACGATGGATATAGCACAAGTAAGTGCTATAGTATTAAATATTATAAATGAGATAAAAACTGATAAAAATAGTGCTCTAAAACAACATATATCAAAGTTTGATAAGTGGACTCCAATAAGTGATGAAGATTTAAAAATATCAACTGAATCTATGAAAAAAGCATATGATAATATAGATGCAAAGCTCAAGGCCTCTTTGCATCTAGCATATGATAGAATCAAATCTTATCATGAAAAACAAAAACCAAAATCTTGGTTTGACACAGAGGATAATGGAACTATCTTGGGTCAAAAAGTAACAGCTGTTGATAGTGCAGGACTTTATATCCCAGGTGGAAAAGCTGCTTATCCATCATCACTTTTGATGAATGTTATTCCAGCTCAAGTTGCAGGAGTACAAAATATTATAGTTTGTACTCCAACACCTGATAATGAACCAAATGAACTTCTTCTTGCTGCTTGTCATCTTTGTGGTGTAAGTGAAGTTTACAAAGTTGGAGGGGCTAGTGCAATAGCTGCTATGGCTTATGGAACTGATACTATACCAAAGGTTGATGTTATTACAGGACCAGGTAATATCTTTGTAGCAACTGCAAAAAAAATGGTTTTTGGAGATGTAAATATTGATATGATAGCAGGACCAAGCGAGATAGGAATTTTAGCCGATGATAGTGCAGATGCATCTCACTTAGCAGTAGATATGCTCTCTCAAGCTGAACATGATGAAATGGCAAGTTCTATTTTGATAACACCATCACAAAAGTTAGCAGATTCTGTAAAAATTGAGATAGAAAATTGGCTAAAAAAACTTTCACGCCAAGAGATAGCAAGAAAGTCCATAGAAGAACGCGGTGCTATTATTGTAGCTAGTGATATGGATGAGGCAATAAAGCTTATGAATGAAATCGCTCCTGAACATTTAGAAGTAGCGACGGATAACTCTTTTGAGCTTTTACCTTTTATAAAACATGCAGGTGCAATTTTCTTGGGTCACAATACTCCTGAAGCGATTGGGGATTATGTAGCTGGTCCAAACCATACTTTACCAACCGGTGGTACTGCCAAGTTTTACTCTCCACTTGGAGTAGAAAATTTTATGAAAAAGACTTCAATTATCTCTTTTTCAAGTAAAGCTATTAATGAAATAGGCGAAGAGTGTGCACTTATAGCAAATACTGAAGGTTTAACCGCACATGAACAATCAGTTAGAGTAAGACTTAATAAGTAA
- a CDS encoding hemerythrin domain-containing protein produces the protein MSTIKEYLTLDHSRCDEFFAMMEDKANTSIADASSAYEDFAKATERHFQMEERVMFVEFETKTGMTEGPTAMMRHEHAQMRNLIKQMGEAIENADKDKFFGLSETLMILMQQHNMKEEQMLYTMAQQHLSAESPRVVDMMESMVVQ, from the coding sequence ATGAGTACAATTAAAGAATATTTAACACTAGATCATTCTAGATGCGATGAATTTTTTGCAATGATGGAAGATAAAGCGAATACTTCAATAGCAGATGCTTCATCAGCTTATGAAGATTTTGCAAAAGCAACTGAGAGACACTTTCAAATGGAAGAGAGAGTTATGTTTGTTGAATTTGAAACAAAAACAGGAATGACTGAGGGTCCTACTGCTATGATGAGACATGAACACGCTCAGATGCGAAACCTTATTAAACAGATGGGCGAAGCTATAGAAAATGCAGATAAAGACAAATTTTTTGGACTATCTGAGACACTGATGATTTTAATGCAACAGCATAATATGAAAGAAGAACAGATGCTTTACACTATGGCACAACAGCATCTAAGTGCAGAATCACCAAGAGTTGTTGATATGATGGAATCTATGGTTGTGCAGTAG
- a CDS encoding S41 family peptidase — MKNKKYITLGFASVTIALSLLFSANLFAKTTDDTKKEASRLQALAKFTKVISIVEQYNVDDVTIEDLMDKALQGMMGNLDAHSNFLTQKDYKKLKVQTDGEFGGLGITVGIRDGALTVIAPIEGTPADKAGLKSGDIILKINEESTLNMTIDEAVAIMRGKVGDPIDITIVRKGESKPLVINIVRGIITIESVYTKTIGDNILYVRVTSFDKKVVEDVMKAINKKKNVTKGIVLDLRNNPGGLLDQAVGLVDLFVDDGDIVSQKGRKESDNQTYKAKKTNTVTEVPLVVLVNGGSASASEIVSGALQDHKRGVIIGENTFGKGSVQVVLPITSKEAIKLTIARYYLPSGRTIQAVGVKPDIEVQAGEVQQKEDDFSIKEADLKKHLEEELVKANGDNKEQKSKKEKEDKVKKDIITKEQLYKDIQLKESVDIIKALIIVKG; from the coding sequence ATGAAAAATAAAAAATATATAACACTTGGTTTTGCCTCTGTAACGATAGCATTATCACTACTTTTTTCTGCAAATCTTTTTGCAAAAACTACAGATGATACAAAAAAAGAAGCCTCTAGACTTCAAGCTCTTGCTAAATTCACAAAAGTTATAAGCATAGTTGAGCAATACAATGTTGATGATGTAACAATTGAAGACTTAATGGATAAAGCACTTCAAGGAATGATGGGCAACTTAGATGCTCACTCAAATTTTCTCACTCAAAAAGATTATAAAAAACTAAAAGTTCAAACAGATGGAGAGTTTGGTGGACTCGGAATAACTGTTGGCATTAGAGATGGGGCATTGACTGTAATAGCACCTATAGAAGGAACACCTGCGGATAAGGCTGGTCTTAAATCTGGTGATATCATCTTAAAAATCAATGAAGAGTCAACTCTAAACATGACTATAGATGAAGCTGTAGCAATTATGAGAGGAAAAGTTGGAGACCCTATTGATATAACAATTGTTCGTAAGGGTGAATCAAAACCTCTCGTTATTAACATTGTAAGAGGTATTATAACAATTGAATCAGTTTATACAAAAACCATTGGCGACAATATTTTATATGTTCGAGTAACAAGCTTTGACAAAAAAGTAGTTGAAGATGTTATGAAAGCTATTAACAAGAAAAAAAATGTAACAAAAGGAATTGTTCTTGATTTAAGAAATAATCCAGGTGGGCTTTTAGATCAAGCCGTTGGATTGGTTGATTTGTTTGTGGATGATGGTGATATAGTTTCTCAAAAAGGTCGAAAAGAATCTGACAATCAAACATATAAAGCTAAAAAGACAAATACTGTAACAGAAGTACCATTAGTTGTTTTAGTTAATGGTGGTAGTGCTTCTGCATCTGAGATTGTTAGTGGTGCGCTACAAGATCATAAACGTGGTGTAATCATTGGTGAAAACACTTTTGGAAAAGGCAGCGTTCAAGTTGTACTACCTATTACATCAAAAGAAGCTATCAAACTTACAATAGCTAGATACTATCTTCCAAGTGGAAGAACCATTCAGGCTGTTGGCGTAAAACCAGATATTGAAGTCCAAGCAGGTGAAGTACAACAAAAAGAAGATGATTTTTCTATAAAAGAGGCTGACTTAAAAAAACACTTAGAAGAAGAGTTGGTTAAAGCTAATGGCGATAACAAAGAACAAAAGTCTAAAAAAGAAAAAGAAGATAAAGTTAAAAAAGATATAATTACGAAAGAACAATTATACAAAGATATTCAACTAAAAGAGTCTGTTGATATCATAAAAGCACTTATAATCGTAAAAGGATAA
- the purC gene encoding phosphoribosylaminoimidazolesuccinocarboxamide synthase, which yields MEKRELLYEGKAKKLFLTDDENLVISEFKDDLTAFNGEKKSSEVGKGALNNKISTELFKLLEENGIKTHFVKMLDDNHMLHTKVDVILIEVIVRNIATGSLSRNLGIEDGKVLPFTLVEFDYKNDELGDPKLNDQHALILGLVDYQDELDKLRRMARQVNDVLKPYFAKKGLNLVDFKLEFGKDASGNIILVDEISPDNCRFWDVESGEKMDKDRFRQGLGGLTVAYEQVLNRILGK from the coding sequence ATGGAAAAAAGAGAACTACTGTACGAAGGCAAAGCTAAAAAACTTTTTTTAACTGATGATGAAAATCTAGTAATTTCAGAATTTAAAGATGATTTAACTGCGTTCAATGGTGAAAAAAAGTCTAGTGAAGTTGGTAAAGGTGCACTTAACAATAAAATTTCTACTGAGCTTTTTAAACTTCTAGAAGAAAATGGCATCAAAACTCACTTTGTAAAGATGCTAGATGATAACCATATGCTTCACACTAAAGTTGATGTTATTCTTATAGAAGTTATAGTTCGCAATATTGCAACAGGTAGCTTAAGCCGTAACCTTGGTATAGAAGATGGGAAAGTTCTTCCTTTTACTTTAGTAGAGTTTGATTATAAAAATGATGAATTAGGTGATCCAAAACTAAATGACCAACATGCTCTTATCTTAGGTCTTGTTGATTATCAAGATGAACTTGATAAACTACGTCGTATGGCTAGACAAGTCAATGATGTCCTTAAACCATATTTTGCGAAAAAAGGTCTTAATTTGGTTGACTTTAAACTAGAGTTTGGAAAAGATGCAAGTGGAAATATAATCTTAGTAGATGAAATATCTCCAGATAATTGTCGTTTTTGGGACGTAGAGAGTGGTGAGAAAATGGATAAAGATAGATTTCGCCAAGGTTTAGGTGGACTAACAGTAGCTTACGAGCAAGTATTAAATAGAATTTTAGGAAAATAA
- a CDS encoding thioredoxin family protein, which produces MRKILIYITLLLATTIMASEVKWEKDYNVGIKEAARFNKPMLFISSRHSCKFCVILDNGTLKDKRVVEALNKDFVSVISYSDDNDYMPRSLYQPGTPAIWFLSTSGEPMFQPIMGAIDANNFLNALDIVKKEFYSSIKDGKK; this is translated from the coding sequence ATGCGTAAAATATTAATATACATAACATTGCTTCTTGCTACAACAATAATGGCATCTGAGGTTAAATGGGAAAAAGATTACAATGTAGGTATAAAAGAAGCTGCAAGATTTAATAAGCCGATGCTTTTTATATCATCAAGACACTCATGCAAATTTTGTGTGATTTTGGATAATGGAACTCTAAAAGACAAGAGAGTTGTTGAAGCTTTAAATAAAGATTTTGTAAGTGTGATTTCATATAGTGATGACAATGATTATATGCCAAGATCACTATATCAACCCGGTACTCCAGCTATATGGTTTTTAAGTACAAGTGGTGAACCAATGTTTCAACCTATTATGGGTGCAATAGATGCTAACAACTTTTTAAATGCTTTAGATATTGTAAAAAAAGAATTTTATAGTTCAATAAAGGATGGAAAAAAATAA
- the purS gene encoding phosphoribosylformylglycinamidine synthase subunit PurS: protein MKAIVNVSLKAGVLDSQGKAVHHALDSLHFKGVEDVRVGKQIILKLDETDKTKAMSDVTKMCEELLANTVIEDYEIELV, encoded by the coding sequence ATAAAAGCAATAGTAAACGTATCTCTTAAAGCAGGTGTATTGGATTCTCAAGGTAAGGCTGTACATCATGCACTAGACTCTCTACATTTTAAAGGTGTAGAAGATGTTCGCGTTGGAAAACAAATCATTTTAAAACTCGATGAAACAGACAAAACTAAAGCAATGTCTGATGTTACAAAAATGTGTGAAGAACTTTTAGCTAACACTGTAATCGAAGATTATGAGATAGAGTTAGTATAA
- a CDS encoding molybdopterin-dependent oxidoreductase has protein sequence MYLQSRRTFLKGAAFTVAGAAIARGVFTTDAQAESVSQSKFTNTPDSLSFYPPMEEWTDFKELDGDDWKRGGIDRHGVRSEDNPNGIEVNDYMIVPTACSNCEASCGLTAWIDKKTFTVKKYMGNPLHPASRGRNCAKGYATQSQMYDPDRIAFPLKRAPGSARGEGKWVRTTWDEAMTAIGKKMGDTLAKGDELSKKTVMFHVGRPNENGFTGKVWHTLGCDSFNSHTNICSSGGRTPTIQWANDDRSSPDWANAKLIFLNSSHAADAGHYFQQSASFIADARAKGAKLVVMDPRMSNSAGMADLWIAAWPGTEPLIYLYLTQRILNEGKVDRDFVKKWMNWEVFLDNKKYLQYMVEKGYISKVPTKNDFDTFLDTIKELYTPYTLDFVSKETHVPANRLEELYDMFIWAGTSVSSYFWRATAAGNRGGWMSGRTGFLPIALRGAIGPEGGTFFHHFHVISVAGKGGSSTVGQGMRGGDVPKIDVYNELTWPPEWPLSTYELSYLLPHLLSDTKWQKKWIDKGLNVPQKLAVWIPRMYNPVWINPDGFRWIETIKDEKKMELTFNLSPVWSETNWYVDYILPVGLAGERHDQHSEATMPARWTSFRQPVMRVALEKMGWKPKNPARATLEAHIKAGLGEVWEENEFWFDMCVNYIDPDGKIFIDAAKTKSIKSMWESKKTPGTPVTIAEWYDAAFGDNLPNLKATATSDARYKNAEFPVYEYMRDHGAWMEENKIYSAQEREIKDDGENYISHGHKYDKKHVHIDKRTGVMTAEHNGKKESMGIEIDGKKMEGFATLDKKLDFFCEWLADDWKWPEYAIPFYPRTPAEKKEMVHIVSHVDHSFMVEKNSYALNTVFRLPYNIHTRSANSKHLMEISQNHDPIWISTPDAARQGFKRGDAIRVRITDSVTGLESGYFVAMAVPTEGVLPGTLACSHHGGRWKLVNSVTIPNGVSDGKVDSQPVVRNMNDPKFMAHSPENAGKNGGQIKIENYNGTSGLNSFGVPTAELQMDGKEGKLKYVEGIKPFASERFADYNKDSQNIWWDGLSGSWQNAVAAAHPDPISGMHCWHQKVILEPAQSGDKIGDIYVNYENNFKIYEGWRDELTRPLNSSDKLRRPQHIKRPWVPLSDKAYVFDIKS, from the coding sequence ATGTATTTACAAAGTAGAAGAACATTTTTAAAAGGTGCTGCATTTACAGTTGCAGGCGCTGCTATTGCTAGAGGTGTATTTACAACAGATGCTCAAGCAGAATCTGTTTCGCAGAGCAAATTTACAAATACTCCAGATTCATTATCTTTTTATCCTCCAATGGAGGAGTGGACTGACTTTAAAGAGTTAGATGGAGATGATTGGAAAAGAGGTGGTATTGATCGTCACGGTGTTAGAAGTGAAGACAATCCAAATGGTATCGAAGTAAATGACTATATGATTGTTCCAACTGCATGTTCAAACTGTGAGGCTTCTTGTGGTTTAACTGCGTGGATTGATAAAAAAACTTTTACAGTTAAGAAATACATGGGTAATCCTCTGCATCCTGCATCTCGTGGGCGTAACTGTGCAAAAGGTTACGCTACGCAATCACAAATGTATGATCCAGATCGTATAGCATTTCCACTTAAACGTGCTCCGGGTTCTGCCCGTGGTGAGGGTAAATGGGTTCGTACAACTTGGGATGAGGCAATGACTGCTATCGGTAAAAAGATGGGAGACACATTAGCTAAAGGCGATGAGTTGTCTAAAAAAACAGTAATGTTCCATGTTGGTCGTCCAAATGAGAATGGTTTTACAGGTAAAGTATGGCATACGCTTGGATGCGATTCATTTAACTCACATACTAACATATGTTCATCTGGTGGCCGTACTCCGACTATTCAATGGGCAAATGACGATAGAAGTTCTCCAGATTGGGCTAATGCGAAGTTAATTTTTCTTAACTCATCTCACGCTGCAGATGCTGGACACTATTTTCAACAGTCAGCTTCATTTATTGCAGATGCAAGAGCTAAGGGAGCTAAGCTTGTAGTTATGGACCCTCGTATGTCTAATTCTGCTGGTATGGCAGATTTATGGATTGCAGCATGGCCAGGAACTGAACCGCTTATTTATCTCTACTTAACTCAAAGAATTTTAAATGAAGGTAAGGTTGATAGAGATTTTGTTAAAAAATGGATGAACTGGGAAGTATTTTTAGATAACAAAAAATATCTACAATATATGGTAGAAAAAGGTTATATTTCTAAAGTACCAACTAAAAATGATTTTGATACATTCTTAGATACTATTAAAGAGTTATATACTCCTTATACTTTGGATTTTGTATCAAAAGAGACTCATGTCCCTGCCAATAGATTAGAAGAACTTTATGATATGTTTATCTGGGCTGGTACTTCAGTTTCTTCATACTTTTGGAGAGCTACGGCTGCTGGAAATCGTGGTGGTTGGATGAGTGGTCGTACAGGTTTCTTACCAATAGCTCTTCGTGGCGCGATAGGTCCTGAGGGCGGTACTTTCTTCCATCATTTTCATGTAATTTCTGTAGCTGGTAAAGGTGGAAGTTCTACAGTGGGTCAAGGTATGCGTGGTGGTGATGTTCCTAAAATTGATGTTTATAATGAACTAACATGGCCACCTGAATGGCCTCTATCTACTTATGAGTTGTCATATTTACTTCCTCACTTGTTGAGTGATACTAAGTGGCAAAAAAAATGGATAGACAAAGGTCTAAATGTACCGCAAAAATTAGCTGTTTGGATTCCTCGTATGTATAATCCTGTTTGGATTAATCCAGATGGTTTTAGATGGATAGAGACAATTAAAGATGAGAAAAAAATGGAACTCACATTTAATCTCTCTCCTGTATGGTCTGAGACTAACTGGTATGTTGATTATATCTTACCTGTTGGTTTAGCGGGTGAAAGACACGATCAGCACTCTGAAGCTACTATGCCTGCGCGTTGGACATCATTCCGTCAACCTGTAATGAGAGTTGCACTTGAAAAAATGGGATGGAAGCCTAAAAACCCTGCTCGTGCTACACTTGAAGCTCACATTAAAGCTGGTCTTGGTGAAGTTTGGGAAGAGAATGAGTTTTGGTTTGATATGTGTGTTAACTATATTGACCCAGATGGTAAAATATTTATAGATGCTGCTAAAACTAAGTCTATTAAATCGATGTGGGAATCTAAAAAAACTCCTGGCACTCCAGTAACTATAGCTGAATGGTATGATGCTGCATTTGGTGATAATCTGCCAAATCTGAAGGCTACAGCTACTTCTGATGCAAGATACAAAAATGCAGAATTTCCAGTTTATGAGTATATGAGAGATCATGGTGCTTGGATGGAAGAAAATAAAATTTATTCTGCACAAGAGCGTGAGATTAAAGATGATGGCGAAAACTATATCTCTCATGGTCATAAATATGATAAAAAACATGTACATATTGATAAACGCACAGGTGTTATGACAGCTGAGCACAATGGTAAAAAAGAGTCTATGGGTATTGAAATAGACGGTAAAAAAATGGAAGGTTTTGCAACATTAGATAAAAAACTTGACTTCTTCTGTGAATGGTTAGCTGATGATTGGAAATGGCCAGAATATGCTATTCCTTTTTATCCTAGAACTCCAGCTGAGAAAAAAGAGATGGTTCATATTGTATCTCATGTTGATCACTCTTTTATGGTTGAGAAAAACTCTTATGCATTAAATACAGTTTTCCGTTTGCCGTATAATATTCATACGCGTTCTGCAAACTCTAAGCACCTAATGGAGATCTCGCAAAATCATGATCCTATTTGGATATCAACTCCAGATGCTGCTCGTCAAGGCTTTAAACGTGGAGATGCTATTCGTGTAAGAATTACAGATAGTGTTACAGGTTTGGAGTCTGGTTACTTTGTGGCTATGGCTGTTCCAACTGAGGGTGTACTTCCAGGAACATTAGCTTGTTCACATCATGGTGGTAGATGGAAACTTGTAAACTCTGTAACTATACCAAATGGTGTAAGTGATGGTAAAGTTGATTCTCAGCCAGTTGTTAGAAATATGAATGATCCTAAATTTATGGCTCACTCACCTGAAAATGCTGGTAAAAATGGTGGACAAATTAAGATAGAAAACTATAATGGCACTTCTGGATTAAATAGCTTTGGTGTTCCAACTGCTGAACTTCAGATGGATGGCAAAGAGGGTAAACTTAAGTATGTTGAGGGAATTAAACCTTTTGCATCTGAGAGATTTGCTGATTATAATAAAGATAGTCAAAATATCTGGTGGGATGGATTAAGTGGTTCATGGCAAAATGCTGTAGCTGCTGCTCATCCAGACCCAATATCAGGTATGCATTGTTGGCATCAAAAAGTTATTTTAGAACCTGCTCAGTCTGGTGACAAGATAGGTGATATCTATGTTAATTACGAAAATAACTTTAAAATTTATGAGGGATGGAGAGATGAGTTAACTCGTCCTCTTAATTCTAGTGATAAATTGCGTCGTCCTCAACATATCAAGCGTCCGTGGGTTCCTCTTTCGGATAAAGCTTATGTTTTTGATATTAAAAGCTAA
- a CDS encoding DUF2231 domain-containing protein, with translation MLHPAAAHFAVALPIISLVLGLAYLYKPSELMSKLSSRFMVFAAIFMIGAFFTGKHDGGEVYMLISGEGQALLKQHKQVGLYLAIGMGVIALIKFFGCYKKLFKVELLAIFLIALLCAGVLYQGKMGGELTYTYGAHVKNHSDGMDCLADPEEFLEEED, from the coding sequence ATGTTACATCCAGCCGCAGCTCACTTCGCAGTAGCACTTCCGATTATATCTCTTGTTTTAGGTTTGGCTTATTTATATAAGCCAAGTGAACTTATGTCAAAACTATCCTCTAGGTTTATGGTTTTTGCCGCTATCTTTATGATAGGTGCTTTTTTTACAGGTAAGCATGATGGTGGAGAAGTTTATATGCTTATATCTGGTGAAGGTCAGGCACTTTTAAAACAACATAAACAAGTAGGACTTTACTTGGCCATTGGTATGGGTGTAATAGCACTTATTAAGTTTTTTGGATGCTATAAGAAACTCTTTAAAGTTGAACTTCTTGCAATATTTTTAATAGCGCTTCTTTGTGCAGGAGTATTGTACCAAGGTAAAATGGGTGGAGAATTAACTTACACCTATGGAGCACATGTTAAAAATCATTCAGATGGTATGGATTGTTTAGCTGATCCTGAAGAATTTTTAGAAGAAGAAGATTAA